AACCGACCATTGTCTACGTCACCCTGCAAAAAACCGCCGAGCAAATCGCCGCATTTCTTGCCGACGAAGGGATTAGGGCCCGGGCCTATCACGCGGGCCTGAAAACCGAAGAGCGGACGGAAGTGCAGAATGCCTTCATGGCCGACGATCTGCACGTGGTCGTCGCTACCATTGCTTTCGGCATGGGAATCGACAAGGCGGACATCCGCGCCATCTACCATTACAACTTGCCCAAGACCCTGGAAAATTACATGCAGGAAATCGGGCGCGCCGGCCGCGACGGCAATGATGCCCACTGCGAAATTTTCGCCTGTGCGGACGACCTGACCGTGCTGGCCAACTTCAGTTACGGCGACACGCCCGTTCCCGACGCCCTCGCCTCGCTGGTGGAGTACCTGCTCGACCAGAGCGAAACCTTCAGCGTCTCCCACTACGAGCTGGCCGGGCGTTTCGATATTCGTCCGCTTGTTATCGCCACCATCTTCACTTACCTGGAGTTGAACGGCGTACTGCGCGCTACCGGACCTTTCTACGACAGCTACAAGGTTCGCTTCAACCGCAGTCCCGACAAGATCATCGCCGGCTTCGATCCGCAACGCGGCGCCTTTTTGCGGGATCTCTTCGCTACAGCTCGGCCCGGCAGGATCTGGTCCCACCTTACCCCCGATAAAAGCGCTGCCGAACTGAACCAGCCCCGCAGCCGGATTACAGCCGCCATCGGGTACCTGGAAGAAGAAGGCGATCTGACGACTCAGGTCACCGGCCTGCGGCACGGATACCGGTTCCAGACCCCGGACATCGACTCCCCAAAGCTGATCGCCGATCTGCAGCAAACCTTTGCGGAGAGGGAACGACGCAATATTTCCCGGCTGCATGGGGTTCTCGCATATGCCGAACAAAAAAGCTGCCTGACCCGCCAGCTGCTGGATTATTTCGGTGAAAAAACCGATGCCGATTGCAACGACTGCAGCCGCTGCCAGGGGGGAGAGAGGCAACCTCTGCCGCGCACCGCCCCCCTTGCTCCGGGTACCGCCGAGGCCGAAATCGGTCGGCGGGTCCGGGCCGAAAACCATCCGGCCCTATCCCATCCGCGCCAGTTAGCCCGCTTCCTTTGCGGCATAAGCAGCCCGGCCGCCACACGCGCCAAACTTAGCCGGCATCCGGATTTCGGTGCCCTGGGAGAGATTCCATTCCAAAAAATATTGGCGATGTTGACCTGATGATCCATTTTTCAACAAACTTTTGGAAAGACCGGAACCATTGCCATGGCTGCTCTACAGGACAGCCCCCTGCCGTTAACGGAAGCGCGCAGCTCTTCAATCCCGCCGTAACGCTCTGAGCAGTCGCCGCAGGCGCTTGCGTTCGGAAGCCTGCAACGGTCGATCACGATACACGGCGCCGCACCAGATCACAGCGAACTCCATGCAACGTGCATCGCCGGTTTGTTCGGCAACGGTCTGCAGGCCGGCGGAGTCAGGTATCGGCGTCATTCCGAAACGCCGTTTCAGCATCTGCTGAAAACGCCTCAGCAGCCGCTGTTCCCTGGATAAGCTACACACACCCAGCAGCCTGAATCCCCCGATCACCCCCAGGACAACAGCAAGCAACCACCCGGCGATGAAGAACAACCTGCGCCCGTCAGGTATTCCGTGGACCCTGAAGGCCGTGTTTTGTACCAACTGCAACTGCTGTTCAAAATCATAAGAAATAACCGCACGGTTCCAGTAAAAATCAGCGGCATCCAGCATGCGCCGCCCCCATCCCGGATTATTACCACGACCGGCGATGGCGGCAGTGGCCGCATTAACAGCCAGACTGCTCGGGTCGATACGCTGCCAGCAACCGTCCACCAGCGCCTCGACCCAGACATGGGCCATATCGCTGGTGATGCCGTAATATCCGGCCATTTCGTTACGGATACCACCATGGTAACCACCTACAAGGCGGGTGGGTACCCCTTCCAGACGCAACAGCAAAGCAAAAGAACTCGCGAAAAATTCGCAATATCCGCGCCGTTTGCCAAACAAAAATTCTTCCAGCGGCCGTTCAGGTCCGGGTAGATCGCTATTGGCATAAACCAGTTGCTGGCGCCGGAAAAATTCCTGGGTGCGCGCGATTTTATCCGCTGCATCATCGACACCGGAGGCCAGCTCGGTTGCGGTGTCGCGCAATCGCCGGGAAACAGTCGGCGGTAGCTGCAGGTAAAACTCACGGTTCACTCCGCTGGCATTCAGAACGGCTCCAACGCGGGAAATCGCCCTGTAACTGGCCGGTCGTTTACGGTATTTGTTCACATGGTGAACCAGATCGACACTGCTGTGTACATGAAGGTCGCTGATCTGGCTGGTCGGGTCGAGGGTGAAAAGGTAGCCATCCTGCCATGTTTCCGGATAAAAGATCTGGACCACCTGCCGCCCCCCGGACAAACGCAGCCATTCCCCTGCCGGTGGCGACTCCCGCCGCCAACTGGAACCTTCGGCGATGTTCAGCACGATACCACGCCAATAGAGGTCTTCTTGCGCCAGAGGTTCGCATTCGACACGAAAGACCGGCACATGGGAAGCTGCATTACTTGCAAAAGCACCGGGTCGCACGCTTTCGCTGAAACCGCTGACCGCTTTCTGTCCAGGGTTGAGAAATGACCACAGAGGATACTGGGTACGCGGCAACACGGCAAAAAGGACCAGCATCAGCAACAACGAACCGATCGGCAACACCAGACTAACGGTAAACAGGGAACGCAAGCTGCCCGCCGAAAGCCGCATCCGGTCATCGCTGGCATGAAAAGTCAGTAAGACCAGACCGATGGTAATACTGACCATCTGCAGGACCAGAGCCGGCATAAACAGCGAGCTGAGAGACAGTAAGGAGGACCCGGCCAAGGTAAAAATAGCCAGGGCAAAGATCTGTAGATAGTTGCGCGGTCGTTTTTCGGTTAGCAGACGAACGGCAAGCAGCATCACCAGCACATTAACAGCCGGATCAACCACATTGTTCAAGCTCAGGCGAAGACCGTAGAAGGCGAAAGGCAATATCGACAACAAGGTGGCTAACCACCGATTCAAAAAATAGCGTTGCCGCCAATCGCAAATAAAACCGGCCCCAAAAGCCACCGGGAACAGGATCTTGGACGAAAGTCCGAGAAAACCGTACAACGGCAGCACCCCGAACAGGCAGGCGGCATAAGTAAACAGATCAAGCAGACGACGTATCGGAACCATAACGTGCCAGAGCGCCAAGCAGGCGCAGTCGGTGTTGCCGGCCACAGGCCGGTGGTATAGAGAGTTTGTCCAATTTTAAGCCGACGCTACGACCCTGTCGACAAAAAGTCTTCACCAGCCAGCAGGCCGCACCGAGGCGTTGTTCCAGGTTAAGGCCGGGTAAACGCAATGGTTCGATGACCAGCGGAGACGCGGAAAGAGAAGACATCTCCTTAACCTTGAGCTGATCCTGCCGGGCCGAAATTTTCCAGTGAATCATTTTAAGGGGTTCGCCGCCGCGATAATCGCCAATGCGGGTCAGATCTCCCTCATAACCCCGGTCGCTGGTCTGATCGCCCTGCAGGCCGCCCACCGTGGCAACAGACGGCCACCGTAAAGACCTCGGTCGGGGAAACACCAGAGCCTCCGCGGTCATGGGAAAATCGAGGGACCGAACAAAAAAATTGATCGGAAAGGTGGAATACACCCTAACCACCGGTACAACCTGAACACCGCGCCCGTGAAAGACCACCGGCAGGGAAAGTCTGGTCTTTCCCCCTCGCATCAGCAAAGGACAGGAGGTCTGGGCATCTGCAAAAGACAGTTGCAGCAGACACGCGGGCAACCAGCGCTGTCGATTTTGTAACCGTAACGTGGCCAGGGTTTCGACGCCGTCGTAAATTTCTTCCGGCAACTGCAGACCGATTCCCAGCCGGGCCAGATTACTGCGCCCCAACCAGCCTGATACGGCCATAAAACCCAGCAAAGCCGAAACCAGCAGATACATAAGATTATTACCGGTATTGACGGCGCCAAACCCCAGCAGCAGGGTCAGCAGGATGTAAAGTCCCCCAGCTTTGGTGAGTTTCAGGCGCGGGGCACCGGTACGCTGTCGACGATCGATCGCAACACCTCCGATTTCGACAAGGATTCGTGTTCCGGACGCAGAAGCAGGCGATGAGCGCCGACCGGTACCGCCAGCAACTGGACATCTTCGGGAATGACGTAATCGCGCCCGTCCAGATATGCGGCGGCACGGGCAGCGGCCGCCAGATTGAGGCCGCCACGAGTCGACAGGCCGGAAATCAGGTAGGGGTGTTCGCGGGTCTTGGCTACCAGGGCAAAAATATAATCGACCAGCTTATTTCCGAGCTGCACCTCGCGCACTTTCCGGCGGGCGGTTAACAACTCGTCGTGACTCAAAAGCGAATCCAGATGGCGGATCTGATCGTGGAGACCGCCGTTGCGGATGATCTCCTTCTCGAGATTCTCAGGCGGATAACCGACCCCGGTAACGAGCAGGAAACGGTCGAGTTGGGATTCGGGCAGCGGATAGGTGCCGATCTGCTCCACCGGATTCTGGGTGGCGATGACTAAGAACGGATCCGGCAGCGGGTGGGTGGTCCCTTCTACCGTCACCCGCCGCTCCTCCATGGCCTCGAGCATGGCGCTCTGGGTTTTCGGCATGGCGCGATTGATTTCGTCGGCAAGCAGGATGTTGTTGAAAATCGGGCCCTTGATAAAGCGGAACTGACCGCTGTCGCGATCGTAAATGGACAGACCGGTAATATCCGAAGGCAGCAGGTCGCTGGTACACTGAACGCGGCCGAACGACAAGCCCAGAACCGAGGCAAGCGCCAAAGCCAGAGTGGTTTTTCCCAGTCCGGGTAAATCCTCTATCAGCACATGCCCGCCGGCCAACAGGGCAATAAAGGACAGGCGCAAAGCCCGCTCCTTGCCTTGCAGGATTTCGCTGTCGAGAGTCTGTAAAACCTTACGAATAGGACAAGAGGGTTCTCGGGTCATGGTATCCAATTTCTCTGCGGGTCAAGAATTATAGCCATAATGGCTGACGGCTGAAAACATCAGCACATCAAGGCACTGAAGAATTCTGCCACTATCCCTGATTTCTATCTGAAAACATCACAGAATCCAACTTTTCCTCGACAGACCTCCTCAAAATCGGCCTTCGATACGGAAACGTTTTCACACCGACTTTGGTACGTCCCAAGAATGCGATTGTATTGCTCGACTCTCTTCTCATGTTTATCCAAAGCTAGATTATAGACATGGACAAATTTATTTCTATTATGCTTTTGCTTATTATACTCGTTTATTAAATTATTTCTTTTGGCGCCTATCGTTGTGGATATTTGGCTACGAAGATATTTCATTTTTCTGCCGAATGAATTAGCCATCGCTTCCGCTTCATCCAATACAGACTCAAGTCTGTTTATATTACCCTCTTTTTCCTCGAGTTTATCGTAATAATTTATGCACTTCTTTAATTCGGATTTGGAAATACTTGTATTTTGGGCCACCGACAAGCTTGGAGAAAGCAATATCGCCATAACAATTGCTACAACTATTTCAGTTTTCATCACACAACCTTCAGGATTTAAAGCAAAGGCTTGTTGCCTGCATGCCAAGTTACCGCCGTCGATCGGATTACCAATCAATCGTCACCACCAGAATGTCCTGATAAGACCCCGCCCGCAGGTTCTGTCTTGCCGGAATCCGGCCGTAGATCGGCACATTAAGCGGCGAGGTCCGATCGATCATGCCGACATAGGTCGATGAGCCGCCGGTTCCATCGCCCCAGACGGCCGTTCTGGACGCATCGACAAACAGATAGTAATCCATACGATCACTCCCGCCGATCCGTCGCATCTGCCTCGGAGAGAAACTGTTCGCTGCGCCTCGACTGATGGAAATGGTGACGGGCATCCGTTTTTTTTCGGGATTGTTGCACGAAACGGAAATTCTGCCGGTCGTATCCAGAGAGAAAGAAGAGAAAACGTCATAGGCACCGAAACTGACGGGCGTGGTGGTCACCTCACAGTGAAACGCATAAGCGTCGACGGCAAACAGCAGCACAATGATGGTCAAAACAGGCAACAGGGTTTTCATCCCGTCCATCCTCCTTATAAATAAGCCAGGCAGACTTATTCCGGCATATCGCTTCCTGGAGTTCATTCAATGCATCTCCTCAATGATCACTTGCCCAAGATCGATGAAAGGGTCGTCGGTATCGGGAATGGTCAGACAAAACGCCCGCCGGCGTCCCTCATAGCGAATCGCGGCCTGATAGGTTCCCGGCTCAAGAAAACTGTTCTCGGACTCGGAGGCAAAAGAACAGCCGGTTTCCTCGGACGCCAATATCCCTTTGAGAGCCTCCGACTGAGTCAGGTCGATATCGAATTCGCCCCCCGACCCGGTAGGAAAAACAAAGGTCCTGTCTTTAACCGTGCAGGTAACTTCCAAAAATTCGACCGGCCGCAACTCGCCGTTGACCCGTATTGCCAGTTGGCCGAAGATCGGCTGCATCCTCTTGACCACAAACGGGATACACGAACCACTGCGCAAAGGCGGCGAAACAAGTTTCTCGACCCTGGAGAGATAGTAATCCATGGGAATATCCCTGGCCTCGATTCCAATTTGATTTTGTGTGTACGACCCCAGGTTCGGAACGAACAGATTGCCTGAAGCGTCCGTCTCTCCGACCTCTTCGGAATTGAGTCGAATCCTCACCCCTTCGACGTCGCCGACATGCACAAGGCCGAAACTGTCATACACGGGCCGGGTCGCGCCAAAAGTCCCGCCGACATAGACCAGAGCGCCAGCCACCGACAGTTGGTACTGACTCTCCCGTTGGTCCTCGGTGATCCGCTCTTCGTAGCCCCCCTCATAGATGCCGTAACGACCGTTGTATTGCAAGTGCGGGTTGACCTGCCAGGTCGTCCCGCTATCGGCTTCGGATCGCTTGACACGGGCCCGATAACTGAGGCCCTCGCCAACCGGGGGGTTTTTCTGCACGGAGAGTATGGCATCCTTGCTGTCTTGGGTCTGCTCGTACCGGCTCGAAACGAAAAGACCGCGCTTTGGCGTAAAATTGAGCGCAATGAGAAACTCATCCGCATCATCGCCGTCTTCCCGGACCTTCCGGTAGGTGGTCGAAACGGAAACCTGCGACGTAATACTGCGGGTATAGCTGACCGAGCCCTGATCCCTGTCATCCCCTGCGTATTGCCTGATCGCGGCAAAATCCAACGACAGGGTGCCGAGCAAGCGATTGCCGTAACTTACTCCGCAAGAGGCACTGTACCTGGTCTTGTCATCCGTCTGCGTATCGGCAACATTCCTGTAATCCCGGGTATAGCCGGCCAGCGAAAGATTAAATCCGAAGTGCAATCCCTGGTAAGCGTAGCTGGCGATCCCCGCCCCGCCGTTGCCGGAATGCTTATCGACACTGCCCGACAGAGACAAAGAGCAGATACCGGCCCGGGCCATGGTAAAAGTCAACTCCGGCCCCAGATTGAAAAAATCGCTCTTACCTTCCCCGTGAACGCCCACGGTCAGCGATTCGCTTACACCATAGCGATGAAAGGCGGAGAAAACAAGCTTGCCATAGCGATTCCCCCGACTGCCGTAATCCTCGCGGGTAAAACCCAGGTTATAACTGTATTCATGAAACCCTTCTTTAAGCAGCGCGGTATCCGCATAATAAAACGGATAGTTCAGGCGCTGCTCCCTTCCGAAGGCATCCCGCAGCACCACATCAACCTTGCCAGCCGCGCCATACGGGGTGAGGTTTCTCAGCTCGAACTCCCCCGGGGAGAGCTTTTCCGTTTTTATCAGCATGTCGTTGAGATAGATTTTTGCTTCGGATGGTAAGGCCGTCTGACCGGAAAAATGGAGGGTCGGATAATAAACGTAATAGGGATCCATGCGATAGACTTTGCGCAGACTGAGTCCGCCGACATTGACACTACTGCCCAGCTCCCCCGATGAGGCGAAAAAATCCCCGACTATGAACCGTCGCAGCGTGCTTCGGTCATCGTGGGTGTACCGGGTCTGCAAACGTATGAATTTGTCCTGATTTTGATCCCGTATGAAAACGGCATCGGAAAGGATCAGCGCTTTACCGGTCCGCAATCCGACTTCGCTGGTTAAATTGAAGCTGGAAAAGGTGAATCCATCGGCGGCCCGATAATCTGCGCCGTAGTTGAGAAACAGGCTGGTATCGTGCGGATAATAGACCTTCTCTTTGCGCTTTGTTTTAAAGTCGATGATTTTTCTACCGAGCAGCGCAGGTTCCGCCGTCAGTTCAAGGGATAAGGTCGCCTCGTCGAAACGATACGTCAAACCGGGTATGGAGCGCAGCGCGAGTTGCGATCCTTCCACCGCTTTCGCCATCAGGTCGCGTGGCAACCTGACCCCGATATCTTCCAGATCTTCGATGGCAACCAGAAAGTCGCCATTTTCCATCTTTGCGACGAAGAAGTCCCCTTTTTGCTCCTGATTCAGAACAATTCTGACGATAAGCTGCTCAGCGGAAGCCGCGGCGGCATCTACCCAGGCACATTGCGCTGCAACCAGCAGAACAACGACCATGCAGCACATGGGAATCGAAAATCCCGGCAGGCCGACAATGCGAAAAAAAAACCGCAATTTATGGCTGACATTGCGCCTTGTCCACATCCATAGACCTATTTATCGTAATATCGGAATCGGTAACTACAGAGATATCGAGTTGCTCGCTTGCGAGGCATTTTTCGGCAGGAACCGCCAACGAATATTGACGGCGAGCCCCGGCCAGCAGATACCAGCCGTTGAGTTTCTCGGAAAAGGTTTCACGGCCCGCCTGATCCGTACCCTTGACCGTTATATCGGTGATTCTGAAATGGGTGTTGCCGGTATTGGCGACCACGGCGCTGAGTTCCCCTTTTTCCAGGGTTGCGGAAACCAGTTCGCCGGCCGGCTCCTCCTTGAGGGGCTTGACGAACACCGGGATACCGAAACGAATCACCACCGTCAACTGGGTGGCGTCCGAAGTATCGGCTTTGGCTTGAGGAATCTCCTCCAGAAACAACCGATAAGTTTTTTCCCTGGATCTTGCCGGAGCTTTTATCCCGGCGCGGATGATCTTCTGTTCGCCTTTATGCAGCATGAGAATCCTGGGGAAAAAGATCAGATCCCCGGTCTCTTCATAAACATCTTTTCCATCGGCATCCTGGGTCCAGACCATCGCCTTGCCCTGCAGGTTCACCGTGTCTTCGCCGTCGTTCAGAACCGTGATGACACAACTTGCCGCCCGCTGGTCCAGCGTAATGCGAACCGGCGCGACCCGCCATTGACCGGCATGCCCAACGGATGAAAAAACCAGCGAAAAAAGCAATACGGCGCAAGAAAAAATACAGGAAAAAAAAGATACAGCAAAATGATTTCTATCGTGGCCAGCCATTAAATCCATGTCTCCTGTTTATACCTACCGGAATTGATCGTAAAAATGCATACCCTATCAACTCCCTGGTCTAAAAGCAAACCTTGCGCAGCATTATCCGATTGTCAAAAATCTGCAAAACAGGTTTTTAAGGATTGATCTCGACCCTGACAGTATCCACATAGGAACCCGCCGGAGCAAATCGATAATCGCTGCCCTGAATATGCGCCGTGACCGGGAC
This DNA window, taken from Syntrophotalea carbinolica DSM 2380, encodes the following:
- a CDS encoding RecQ family ATP-dependent DNA helicase gives rise to the protein MPAQTIHRCLQEKFGFSTFRPGQEAVIDSLLAGHSALAIFPTGGGKSLCYQLPALLMDGLTLVISPLIALMKDQVDALRERGIMAARLDSSIGADEIRTIYRDLADGSLKILYIAPERLSNERFLHRLQGRPIALLAVDEAHCISEWGHNFRPEYLKIARMAEELKVGRVLALTATATPDVADDIRRAFHIADNDQIQTSFHRPNLHLTVSPCPAPQRRQQLLQRLRQRPVEPTIVYVTLQKTAEQIAAFLADEGIRARAYHAGLKTEERTEVQNAFMADDLHVVVATIAFGMGIDKADIRAIYHYNLPKTLENYMQEIGRAGRDGNDAHCEIFACADDLTVLANFSYGDTPVPDALASLVEYLLDQSETFSVSHYELAGRFDIRPLVIATIFTYLELNGVLRATGPFYDSYKVRFNRSPDKIIAGFDPQRGAFLRDLFATARPGRIWSHLTPDKSAAELNQPRSRITAAIGYLEEEGDLTTQVTGLRHGYRFQTPDIDSPKLIADLQQTFAERERRNISRLHGVLAYAEQKSCLTRQLLDYFGEKTDADCNDCSRCQGGERQPLPRTAPLAPGTAEAEIGRRVRAENHPALSHPRQLARFLCGISSPAATRAKLSRHPDFGALGEIPFQKILAMLT
- a CDS encoding transglutaminaseTgpA domain-containing protein, which gives rise to MVPIRRLLDLFTYAACLFGVLPLYGFLGLSSKILFPVAFGAGFICDWRQRYFLNRWLATLLSILPFAFYGLRLSLNNVVDPAVNVLVMLLAVRLLTEKRPRNYLQIFALAIFTLAGSSLLSLSSLFMPALVLQMVSITIGLVLLTFHASDDRMRLSAGSLRSLFTVSLVLPIGSLLLMLVLFAVLPRTQYPLWSFLNPGQKAVSGFSESVRPGAFASNAASHVPVFRVECEPLAQEDLYWRGIVLNIAEGSSWRRESPPAGEWLRLSGGRQVVQIFYPETWQDGYLFTLDPTSQISDLHVHSSVDLVHHVNKYRKRPASYRAISRVGAVLNASGVNREFYLQLPPTVSRRLRDTATELASGVDDAADKIARTQEFFRRQQLVYANSDLPGPERPLEEFLFGKRRGYCEFFASSFALLLRLEGVPTRLVGGYHGGIRNEMAGYYGITSDMAHVWVEALVDGCWQRIDPSSLAVNAATAAIAGRGNNPGWGRRMLDAADFYWNRAVISYDFEQQLQLVQNTAFRVHGIPDGRRLFFIAGWLLAVVLGVIGGFRLLGVCSLSREQRLLRRFQQMLKRRFGMTPIPDSAGLQTVAEQTGDARCMEFAVIWCGAVYRDRPLQASERKRLRRLLRALRRD
- a CDS encoding DUF58 domain-containing protein; translated protein: MYLLVSALLGFMAVSGWLGRSNLARLGIGLQLPEEIYDGVETLATLRLQNRQRWLPACLLQLSFADAQTSCPLLMRGGKTRLSLPVVFHGRGVQVVPVVRVYSTFPINFFVRSLDFPMTAEALVFPRPRSLRWPSVATVGGLQGDQTSDRGYEGDLTRIGDYRGGEPLKMIHWKISARQDQLKVKEMSSLSASPLVIEPLRLPGLNLEQRLGAACWLVKTFCRQGRSVGLKLDKLSIPPACGRQHRLRLLGALARYGSDTSSA
- a CDS encoding AAA family ATPase; this translates as MTREPSCPIRKVLQTLDSEILQGKERALRLSFIALLAGGHVLIEDLPGLGKTTLALALASVLGLSFGRVQCTSDLLPSDITGLSIYDRDSGQFRFIKGPIFNNILLADEINRAMPKTQSAMLEAMEERRVTVEGTTHPLPDPFLVIATQNPVEQIGTYPLPESQLDRFLLVTGVGYPPENLEKEIIRNGGLHDQIRHLDSLLSHDELLTARRKVREVQLGNKLVDYIFALVAKTREHPYLISGLSTRGGLNLAAAARAAAYLDGRDYVIPEDVQLLAVPVGAHRLLLRPEHESLSKSEVLRSIVDSVPVPRA
- a CDS encoding Csu type fimbrial protein: MKTLLPVLTIIVLLFAVDAYAFHCEVTTTPVSFGAYDVFSSFSLDTTGRISVSCNNPEKKRMPVTISISRGAANSFSPRQMRRIGGSDRMDYYLFVDASRTAVWGDGTGGSSTYVGMIDRTSPLNVPIYGRIPARQNLRAGSYQDILVVTIDW
- a CDS encoding fimbria/pilus outer membrane usher protein, translating into MWTRRNVSHKLRFFFRIVGLPGFSIPMCCMVVVLLVAAQCAWVDAAAASAEQLIVRIVLNQEQKGDFFVAKMENGDFLVAIEDLEDIGVRLPRDLMAKAVEGSQLALRSIPGLTYRFDEATLSLELTAEPALLGRKIIDFKTKRKEKVYYPHDTSLFLNYGADYRAADGFTFSSFNLTSEVGLRTGKALILSDAVFIRDQNQDKFIRLQTRYTHDDRSTLRRFIVGDFFASSGELGSSVNVGGLSLRKVYRMDPYYVYYPTLHFSGQTALPSEAKIYLNDMLIKTEKLSPGEFELRNLTPYGAAGKVDVVLRDAFGREQRLNYPFYYADTALLKEGFHEYSYNLGFTREDYGSRGNRYGKLVFSAFHRYGVSESLTVGVHGEGKSDFFNLGPELTFTMARAGICSLSLSGSVDKHSGNGGAGIASYAYQGLHFGFNLSLAGYTRDYRNVADTQTDDKTRYSASCGVSYGNRLLGTLSLDFAAIRQYAGDDRDQGSVSYTRSITSQVSVSTTYRKVREDGDDADEFLIALNFTPKRGLFVSSRYEQTQDSKDAILSVQKNPPVGEGLSYRARVKRSEADSGTTWQVNPHLQYNGRYGIYEGGYEERITEDQRESQYQLSVAGALVYVGGTFGATRPVYDSFGLVHVGDVEGVRIRLNSEEVGETDASGNLFVPNLGSYTQNQIGIEARDIPMDYYLSRVEKLVSPPLRSGSCIPFVVKRMQPIFGQLAIRVNGELRPVEFLEVTCTVKDRTFVFPTGSGGEFDIDLTQSEALKGILASEETGCSFASESENSFLEPGTYQAAIRYEGRRRAFCLTIPDTDDPFIDLGQVIIEEMH
- a CDS encoding fimbrial biogenesis chaperone; this translates as MDLMAGHDRNHFAVSFFSCIFSCAVLLFSLVFSSVGHAGQWRVAPVRITLDQRAASCVITVLNDGEDTVNLQGKAMVWTQDADGKDVYEETGDLIFFPRILMLHKGEQKIIRAGIKAPARSREKTYRLFLEEIPQAKADTSDATQLTVVIRFGIPVFVKPLKEEPAGELVSATLEKGELSAVVANTGNTHFRITDITVKGTDQAGRETFSEKLNGWYLLAGARRQYSLAVPAEKCLASEQLDISVVTDSDITINRSMDVDKAQCQP